One Agelaius phoeniceus isolate bAgePho1 chromosome 6, bAgePho1.hap1, whole genome shotgun sequence DNA window includes the following coding sequences:
- the PPP1R13B gene encoding apoptosis-stimulating of p53 protein 1 isoform X2 produces the protein MKNILRKVLQNIVKASKGKSWLPKKTGLKSKQWTKDRIIKKKMILTVFLSNNEQILTEVPITPETTCRDVVEFCKEPGEGSCHLAEVWRGNERPIPFDHMMYDHLQKWGPRREEVKFFLRHEESPAESNEQSGRQAQNQRNGINIPVEKRTENGVGNPRVELTLSELQDMAARQQQQIENQQQMLVAKEQRLRYLKQQERRQQQSVSESEKLQKLKERVETQETKLKKIRAMRGQVDYSKMMNGNLSTEIEHISAMFQEKQQELQAAVLKVDQLTQQLEDLRKGKLNGFQSYNGQMTGPAAVELKKLYQELQIRNRLNQEQNSKLQQQKELLNKRNMEVAMMDKRINELRERLYKKKVELNRINGTSSPQSSLSASGRVAAVGPYIQVPSAGTYAVPVDPVKPQSLTIAPNSTHGRSKSETDCGCVKKSPDTWKVSDLDIIVDPILSPPTSLQSAVHNVIRLAPTLFDTQHSNDGNWPILKQSSAPVVKPPQISNTDWKESSMDTALKQGTISSQPLPTSVLGSTDKLGLDLGKVPPTVPGVSKQLPQNYGTYPSPVPLGTGSTNSLERRKDGSLPRPGTSIANRQRPVPLPPPSNVHQPSSSQQIQQRISVPPSPTYQPSGPPLFPGGEGRPELPLTVAIRPFLADKGSRPQSPRKGPQTVNSSSIYSVYLQQATPPKNYQQAVYNTLNKSVKAVYGKPVLQSGSTSPSPLPFLHGSLPAQSPSQPPSQPQTEVTEKDQELENAPPASENSNVENIPRPLSPTKLTPIVHSPLRYQSDADLEALRRKLANAPRPLKKRSSITEPEGPSGPNIQKLLYQRFNTLAGGIESAPFYQPSNPQDFIGNLADVDNGNASTNGNIEEPIPVQPTVPVPDEPPPSSDANDNELPSPATEELISTETTNQTPETTEDNNNNLSIVPSTEQSPSPTPEVSSPVEDEAPLPPALPPPLPPTKRTNLKKPNSERTGHGLRVKFNPLALLLDASLEGEFDLVQRIIYEVDDPSKPNDEGITPLHNAVCAGHHHIVKFLLDFGVNVNAADSDGWTPLHCAASCNSVHLCKLLVESGAAIFASTISDIETAADKCEEMEEGYIQCSQFLYGVQEKLGVMNKGVVYALWDYEAQNNDELSFHEGDAITILRRKDDNETEWWWARLNDKEGYVPKNLLGLYPRIKPRQRTLA, from the exons ATG AGCGCCCCATACCCTTTGACCACATGATGTATGACCACCTGCAGAAGTGGGGGCCCCGCAGGGAAGAGGTGAAGTTTTTTCTTCGTCATGAAGAGTCACCAGCTGAAAGCAATGAACAGA GTGGACGTCAAGCCCAAAATCAAAGAAATGGCATAAATATACCTGTGGAGAAACGAACAGAGAATGGG GTTGGGAATCCACGTGTGGAGCTCACTCTTTCTGAACTGCAGGATATGGCTGCCCGACAACAGCAACAGATTGAAAATCAACAGCAAATGTTGGTTGCTAAG GAGCAACGTTTGCGTTACCTGAAGCAGCAAGAACGTCGCCAGCAGCAATCTGTTTCTGAGAGTGAAAAGCTCCAAAAACTGAAAGAACGTGTTGAAACCCAAGAgacaaagctgaaaaaaatccGTGCCATGAGAGGACAAGTGGACTACAGCAAGATGATGAATGGCAATTTGT CAACTGAAATTGAGCATATAAGTGCCATgttccaggaaaagcagcaggaactgCAGGCTGCGGTGTTAAAAGTGGATCAACTCACTCAGCAACTGGAGGATTTAAGGAAAGGGAAACTGAATGGGTTTCAGTCTTACAATGGACAAATGACAGGGCCTGCAGCAGTAGAATTAAAAAAGTTGTATCAAGAGCTACAG atCCGTAACAGGCTTAACCAGGAGCAGAACTccaagctccagcagcagaaagagctCCTGAACAAACGCAATATGGAGGTGGCCATGATGGACAAGAGAATCAACGAGCTGCGCGAACGACTGTACAAGAAAAAAGTTGAG TTGAATCGAATTAATGGAACTTCATCGCCCCAGTCATCCCTGAGTGCTTCAGGAAGGGTGGCAGCTGTAGGACCTTACATCCAAGTTCCAAGTGCTGGCACTTATGCTGTACCAGTAGATCCAGTTAAGCCACAGTCTCTCACCATTGCTCCCAACTCAACACATGGAAGATCAAAATCTG AGACAGACTGTGGGTGTGTGAAAAAATCTCCAGACACCTGGAAGGTTTCTGATTTAGACATAATAGTGGATCCTATTCTGTCACCTCCCACTTCTCTTCAGTCTGCTGTTCACAATGTCATCCGCCTGGCACCTACTCTGTTTGACACCCAGCACT CTAATGATGGAAATTGGCCGATACTTaaacagagctcagcccctgtGGTAAAACCCCCTCAGATCTCCAACACAGACTGGAAAGAATCAAGCATGGATACTGCTTTAAAACAAGGAACTATATCCAGCCAGCCTTTGCCAACTTCAGTATTAGGAAGTACTGATAAGCTG GGTCTTGACCTGGGGAAGGTGCCACCAACGGTTCCTGGTGTAAGCAAGCAGCTGCCTCAGAACTATGGGACCTATCCAAGCCCAGTTCCCTTAGGAACAGGTTCTACAAACTCTCTAGAAAGGAGGAAGGATGGCAGCCTGCCCAGGCCTGGCACCAGTATAGCAAATCGGCAGAGGCCGGTTCCGCTCCCGCCGCCCAGCAACGtgcaccagcccagctcctctcagcAGATCCAGCAGAGAATttctgtccctcccagccccacgtATCAACCCTCTGGCCCCCCCTTGTTCccaggaggagagggcaggCCAGAACTGCCTTTGACTGTGGCAATCAGACCTTTTCTCGCTGATAAAGGATCCAGACCTCAGTCTCCCAGAAAAGGGCCACAGACAGTGAACTCCAGTTCCATCTACTCAGTGTATCTTCAGCAAGCAACACCACCAAAGAATTACCAACAAGCTGTGTACAATACTTTAAATAAGTCGGTAAAAGCAG ttTATGGAAAGCCTGTATTACAGTCTGGTTCAACCTCTCCCTCACCCTTGCCATTCCTTCATGGCTCTTTGCCTGCCCAGTCTCCCTCACAGCCACCATCTCAGCCTCAGACTGAGGTCACTGAAAAAGATCAAGAGCTGGAAAATGCTCCACCAGCCAGTGAAAACAGCAATGTGGAAAATATTCCCCGTCCTCTCAGTCCTACAAAGCTCACCCCTATTGTGCACTCGCCCCTGCGGTATCAGAGCGACGCTGACCTGgaggctctgaggaggaaatTGGCCAATGCTCCGAGGCCATTAAAGAAGCGCAGCTCCATCACCGAGCCAGAGGGCCCGAGTGGACCAAATATACAGAAATTATTGTACCAGCGCTTTAATACCCTGGCTGGAGGGATAGAAAGTGCTCCTTTCTATCAGCCAAGCAATCCACAGGACTTCATAGGCAACTTAGCTGACGTTGATAATGGGAACGCCAGCACCAATGGCAATATTGAAGAACCAATCCCCGTGCAACCTACGGTTCCTGTCCCTGATGAACCACCCCCCTCGTCAGATGCCAATGACAATGAGTTACCTTCTCCTGCTACCGAGGAGTTGATAAGCACTGAAACCACAAATCAAACACCTGAGACAACTGaagacaacaacaacaaccttTCTATAGTTCCTTCTACTGAGCAGTCACCCAGTCCCACGCCAGAGGTCAGTTCTCCAGTAGAAGATGAAGCTCCTTTGCcacctgctcttcctcctccacttCCTCCA ACAAAACGTACCAACTTGAAGAAACCCAACTCAGAAAGAACAGGCCATGGTTTGAGAGTGAAGTTCAATCCCTTGGCTCTCCTCCTAGATGCTTCTTTGGAGGGTGAATTTGATCTGGTACAACGAATCATATATGAG GTTGATGATCCCAGTAAACCAAATGATGAGGGCATTACACCTTTGCATAATGCAGTGTGTGCTGGTCATCACCACATTGTGAAGTTCCTGCTCGATTTTGGTGTCAATGTAAATGCAGCGGACAGTGATGGCTG gACACCCTTGCATTGTGCAGCTTCTTGCAATAGTGTTCATCTCTGTAAACTACTGGTTGAATCTGGGGCAGCTATTTTTGCTTCAACTATAAGTGATATAGAAACTGCTGCAGACAAGTGTGAGGAGATGGAAGAAGGTTATATTCAGTGTTCCCAGTTTTTGTACG GAGTGCAGGAGAAGCTGGGAGTGATGAATAAAGGGGTGGTGTATGCTCTGTGGGATTATGAAGCCCAGAACAATGACGAGCTGTCATTCCACGAGGGCGATGCCATCACTATCCTGAGGCGCAAGGATGACAATGAAACGGAGTGGTGGTGGGCCCGCCTCAATGACAAGGAAGGCTATGTGCCCAAAAACCTCCTCGGG TTATATCCACGAATAAAACCTCGACAGCGAACCCTTGCTTGA
- the PPP1R13B gene encoding apoptosis-stimulating of p53 protein 1 isoform X4 → MKNILRKVLQNIVKASKGKSWLPKKTGLKSKQWTKDRIIKKKMILTVFLSNNEQILTEVPITPETTCRDVVEFCKEPGEGSCHLAEVWRGNERPIPFDHMMYDHLQKWGPRREEVKFFLRHEESPAESNEQSGRQAQNQRNGINIPVEKRTENGVGNPRVELTLSELQDMAARQQQQIENQQQMLVAKEQRLRYLKQQERRQQQSVSESEKLQKLKERVETQETKLKKIRAMRGQVDYSKMMNGNLSTEIEHISAMFQEKQQELQAAVLKVDQLTQQLEDLRKGKLNGFQSYNGQMTGPAAVELKKLYQELQIRNRLNQEQNSKLQQQKELLNKRNMEVAMMDKRINELRERLYKKKVEARQKENIPLNRINGTSSPQSSLSASGRVAAVGPYIQVPSAGTYAVPVDPVKPQSLTIAPNSTHGRSKSANDGNWPILKQSSAPVVKPPQISNTDWKESSMDTALKQGTISSQPLPTSVLGSTDKLGLDLGKVPPTVPGVSKQLPQNYGTYPSPVPLGTGSTNSLERRKDGSLPRPGTSIANRQRPVPLPPPSNVHQPSSSQQIQQRISVPPSPTYQPSGPPLFPGGEGRPELPLTVAIRPFLADKGSRPQSPRKGPQTVNSSSIYSVYLQQATPPKNYQQAVYNTLNKSVKAVYGKPVLQSGSTSPSPLPFLHGSLPAQSPSQPPSQPQTEVTEKDQELENAPPASENSNVENIPRPLSPTKLTPIVHSPLRYQSDADLEALRRKLANAPRPLKKRSSITEPEGPSGPNIQKLLYQRFNTLAGGIESAPFYQPSNPQDFIGNLADVDNGNASTNGNIEEPIPVQPTVPVPDEPPPSSDANDNELPSPATEELISTETTNQTPETTEDNNNNLSIVPSTEQSPSPTPEVSSPVEDEAPLPPALPPPLPPTKRTNLKKPNSERTGHGLRVKFNPLALLLDASLEGEFDLVQRIIYEVDDPSKPNDEGITPLHNAVCAGHHHIVKFLLDFGVNVNAADSDGWTPLHCAASCNSVHLCKLLVESGAAIFASTISDIETAADKCEEMEEGYIQCSQFLYGVQEKLGVMNKGVVYALWDYEAQNNDELSFHEGDAITILRRKDDNETEWWWARLNDKEGYVPKNLLGLYPRIKPRQRTLA, encoded by the exons ATG AGCGCCCCATACCCTTTGACCACATGATGTATGACCACCTGCAGAAGTGGGGGCCCCGCAGGGAAGAGGTGAAGTTTTTTCTTCGTCATGAAGAGTCACCAGCTGAAAGCAATGAACAGA GTGGACGTCAAGCCCAAAATCAAAGAAATGGCATAAATATACCTGTGGAGAAACGAACAGAGAATGGG GTTGGGAATCCACGTGTGGAGCTCACTCTTTCTGAACTGCAGGATATGGCTGCCCGACAACAGCAACAGATTGAAAATCAACAGCAAATGTTGGTTGCTAAG GAGCAACGTTTGCGTTACCTGAAGCAGCAAGAACGTCGCCAGCAGCAATCTGTTTCTGAGAGTGAAAAGCTCCAAAAACTGAAAGAACGTGTTGAAACCCAAGAgacaaagctgaaaaaaatccGTGCCATGAGAGGACAAGTGGACTACAGCAAGATGATGAATGGCAATTTGT CAACTGAAATTGAGCATATAAGTGCCATgttccaggaaaagcagcaggaactgCAGGCTGCGGTGTTAAAAGTGGATCAACTCACTCAGCAACTGGAGGATTTAAGGAAAGGGAAACTGAATGGGTTTCAGTCTTACAATGGACAAATGACAGGGCCTGCAGCAGTAGAATTAAAAAAGTTGTATCAAGAGCTACAG atCCGTAACAGGCTTAACCAGGAGCAGAACTccaagctccagcagcagaaagagctCCTGAACAAACGCAATATGGAGGTGGCCATGATGGACAAGAGAATCAACGAGCTGCGCGAACGACTGTACAAGAAAAAAGTTGAGGCACgtcaaaaagaaaacattcct TTGAATCGAATTAATGGAACTTCATCGCCCCAGTCATCCCTGAGTGCTTCAGGAAGGGTGGCAGCTGTAGGACCTTACATCCAAGTTCCAAGTGCTGGCACTTATGCTGTACCAGTAGATCCAGTTAAGCCACAGTCTCTCACCATTGCTCCCAACTCAACACATGGAAGATCAAAATCTG CTAATGATGGAAATTGGCCGATACTTaaacagagctcagcccctgtGGTAAAACCCCCTCAGATCTCCAACACAGACTGGAAAGAATCAAGCATGGATACTGCTTTAAAACAAGGAACTATATCCAGCCAGCCTTTGCCAACTTCAGTATTAGGAAGTACTGATAAGCTG GGTCTTGACCTGGGGAAGGTGCCACCAACGGTTCCTGGTGTAAGCAAGCAGCTGCCTCAGAACTATGGGACCTATCCAAGCCCAGTTCCCTTAGGAACAGGTTCTACAAACTCTCTAGAAAGGAGGAAGGATGGCAGCCTGCCCAGGCCTGGCACCAGTATAGCAAATCGGCAGAGGCCGGTTCCGCTCCCGCCGCCCAGCAACGtgcaccagcccagctcctctcagcAGATCCAGCAGAGAATttctgtccctcccagccccacgtATCAACCCTCTGGCCCCCCCTTGTTCccaggaggagagggcaggCCAGAACTGCCTTTGACTGTGGCAATCAGACCTTTTCTCGCTGATAAAGGATCCAGACCTCAGTCTCCCAGAAAAGGGCCACAGACAGTGAACTCCAGTTCCATCTACTCAGTGTATCTTCAGCAAGCAACACCACCAAAGAATTACCAACAAGCTGTGTACAATACTTTAAATAAGTCGGTAAAAGCAG ttTATGGAAAGCCTGTATTACAGTCTGGTTCAACCTCTCCCTCACCCTTGCCATTCCTTCATGGCTCTTTGCCTGCCCAGTCTCCCTCACAGCCACCATCTCAGCCTCAGACTGAGGTCACTGAAAAAGATCAAGAGCTGGAAAATGCTCCACCAGCCAGTGAAAACAGCAATGTGGAAAATATTCCCCGTCCTCTCAGTCCTACAAAGCTCACCCCTATTGTGCACTCGCCCCTGCGGTATCAGAGCGACGCTGACCTGgaggctctgaggaggaaatTGGCCAATGCTCCGAGGCCATTAAAGAAGCGCAGCTCCATCACCGAGCCAGAGGGCCCGAGTGGACCAAATATACAGAAATTATTGTACCAGCGCTTTAATACCCTGGCTGGAGGGATAGAAAGTGCTCCTTTCTATCAGCCAAGCAATCCACAGGACTTCATAGGCAACTTAGCTGACGTTGATAATGGGAACGCCAGCACCAATGGCAATATTGAAGAACCAATCCCCGTGCAACCTACGGTTCCTGTCCCTGATGAACCACCCCCCTCGTCAGATGCCAATGACAATGAGTTACCTTCTCCTGCTACCGAGGAGTTGATAAGCACTGAAACCACAAATCAAACACCTGAGACAACTGaagacaacaacaacaaccttTCTATAGTTCCTTCTACTGAGCAGTCACCCAGTCCCACGCCAGAGGTCAGTTCTCCAGTAGAAGATGAAGCTCCTTTGCcacctgctcttcctcctccacttCCTCCA ACAAAACGTACCAACTTGAAGAAACCCAACTCAGAAAGAACAGGCCATGGTTTGAGAGTGAAGTTCAATCCCTTGGCTCTCCTCCTAGATGCTTCTTTGGAGGGTGAATTTGATCTGGTACAACGAATCATATATGAG GTTGATGATCCCAGTAAACCAAATGATGAGGGCATTACACCTTTGCATAATGCAGTGTGTGCTGGTCATCACCACATTGTGAAGTTCCTGCTCGATTTTGGTGTCAATGTAAATGCAGCGGACAGTGATGGCTG gACACCCTTGCATTGTGCAGCTTCTTGCAATAGTGTTCATCTCTGTAAACTACTGGTTGAATCTGGGGCAGCTATTTTTGCTTCAACTATAAGTGATATAGAAACTGCTGCAGACAAGTGTGAGGAGATGGAAGAAGGTTATATTCAGTGTTCCCAGTTTTTGTACG GAGTGCAGGAGAAGCTGGGAGTGATGAATAAAGGGGTGGTGTATGCTCTGTGGGATTATGAAGCCCAGAACAATGACGAGCTGTCATTCCACGAGGGCGATGCCATCACTATCCTGAGGCGCAAGGATGACAATGAAACGGAGTGGTGGTGGGCCCGCCTCAATGACAAGGAAGGCTATGTGCCCAAAAACCTCCTCGGG TTATATCCACGAATAAAACCTCGACAGCGAACCCTTGCTTGA
- the PPP1R13B gene encoding apoptosis-stimulating of p53 protein 1 isoform X1, with protein MKNILRKVLQNIVKASKGKSWLPKKTGLKSKQWTKDRIIKKKMILTVFLSNNEQILTEVPITPETTCRDVVEFCKEPGEGSCHLAEVWRGNERPIPFDHMMYDHLQKWGPRREEVKFFLRHEESPAESNEQSGRQAQNQRNGINIPVEKRTENGVGNPRVELTLSELQDMAARQQQQIENQQQMLVAKEQRLRYLKQQERRQQQSVSESEKLQKLKERVETQETKLKKIRAMRGQVDYSKMMNGNLSTEIEHISAMFQEKQQELQAAVLKVDQLTQQLEDLRKGKLNGFQSYNGQMTGPAAVELKKLYQELQIRNRLNQEQNSKLQQQKELLNKRNMEVAMMDKRINELRERLYKKKVEARQKENIPLNRINGTSSPQSSLSASGRVAAVGPYIQVPSAGTYAVPVDPVKPQSLTIAPNSTHGRSKSETDCGCVKKSPDTWKVSDLDIIVDPILSPPTSLQSAVHNVIRLAPTLFDTQHSNDGNWPILKQSSAPVVKPPQISNTDWKESSMDTALKQGTISSQPLPTSVLGSTDKLGLDLGKVPPTVPGVSKQLPQNYGTYPSPVPLGTGSTNSLERRKDGSLPRPGTSIANRQRPVPLPPPSNVHQPSSSQQIQQRISVPPSPTYQPSGPPLFPGGEGRPELPLTVAIRPFLADKGSRPQSPRKGPQTVNSSSIYSVYLQQATPPKNYQQAVYNTLNKSVKAVYGKPVLQSGSTSPSPLPFLHGSLPAQSPSQPPSQPQTEVTEKDQELENAPPASENSNVENIPRPLSPTKLTPIVHSPLRYQSDADLEALRRKLANAPRPLKKRSSITEPEGPSGPNIQKLLYQRFNTLAGGIESAPFYQPSNPQDFIGNLADVDNGNASTNGNIEEPIPVQPTVPVPDEPPPSSDANDNELPSPATEELISTETTNQTPETTEDNNNNLSIVPSTEQSPSPTPEVSSPVEDEAPLPPALPPPLPPTKRTNLKKPNSERTGHGLRVKFNPLALLLDASLEGEFDLVQRIIYEVDDPSKPNDEGITPLHNAVCAGHHHIVKFLLDFGVNVNAADSDGWTPLHCAASCNSVHLCKLLVESGAAIFASTISDIETAADKCEEMEEGYIQCSQFLYGVQEKLGVMNKGVVYALWDYEAQNNDELSFHEGDAITILRRKDDNETEWWWARLNDKEGYVPKNLLGLYPRIKPRQRTLA; from the exons ATG AGCGCCCCATACCCTTTGACCACATGATGTATGACCACCTGCAGAAGTGGGGGCCCCGCAGGGAAGAGGTGAAGTTTTTTCTTCGTCATGAAGAGTCACCAGCTGAAAGCAATGAACAGA GTGGACGTCAAGCCCAAAATCAAAGAAATGGCATAAATATACCTGTGGAGAAACGAACAGAGAATGGG GTTGGGAATCCACGTGTGGAGCTCACTCTTTCTGAACTGCAGGATATGGCTGCCCGACAACAGCAACAGATTGAAAATCAACAGCAAATGTTGGTTGCTAAG GAGCAACGTTTGCGTTACCTGAAGCAGCAAGAACGTCGCCAGCAGCAATCTGTTTCTGAGAGTGAAAAGCTCCAAAAACTGAAAGAACGTGTTGAAACCCAAGAgacaaagctgaaaaaaatccGTGCCATGAGAGGACAAGTGGACTACAGCAAGATGATGAATGGCAATTTGT CAACTGAAATTGAGCATATAAGTGCCATgttccaggaaaagcagcaggaactgCAGGCTGCGGTGTTAAAAGTGGATCAACTCACTCAGCAACTGGAGGATTTAAGGAAAGGGAAACTGAATGGGTTTCAGTCTTACAATGGACAAATGACAGGGCCTGCAGCAGTAGAATTAAAAAAGTTGTATCAAGAGCTACAG atCCGTAACAGGCTTAACCAGGAGCAGAACTccaagctccagcagcagaaagagctCCTGAACAAACGCAATATGGAGGTGGCCATGATGGACAAGAGAATCAACGAGCTGCGCGAACGACTGTACAAGAAAAAAGTTGAGGCACgtcaaaaagaaaacattcct TTGAATCGAATTAATGGAACTTCATCGCCCCAGTCATCCCTGAGTGCTTCAGGAAGGGTGGCAGCTGTAGGACCTTACATCCAAGTTCCAAGTGCTGGCACTTATGCTGTACCAGTAGATCCAGTTAAGCCACAGTCTCTCACCATTGCTCCCAACTCAACACATGGAAGATCAAAATCTG AGACAGACTGTGGGTGTGTGAAAAAATCTCCAGACACCTGGAAGGTTTCTGATTTAGACATAATAGTGGATCCTATTCTGTCACCTCCCACTTCTCTTCAGTCTGCTGTTCACAATGTCATCCGCCTGGCACCTACTCTGTTTGACACCCAGCACT CTAATGATGGAAATTGGCCGATACTTaaacagagctcagcccctgtGGTAAAACCCCCTCAGATCTCCAACACAGACTGGAAAGAATCAAGCATGGATACTGCTTTAAAACAAGGAACTATATCCAGCCAGCCTTTGCCAACTTCAGTATTAGGAAGTACTGATAAGCTG GGTCTTGACCTGGGGAAGGTGCCACCAACGGTTCCTGGTGTAAGCAAGCAGCTGCCTCAGAACTATGGGACCTATCCAAGCCCAGTTCCCTTAGGAACAGGTTCTACAAACTCTCTAGAAAGGAGGAAGGATGGCAGCCTGCCCAGGCCTGGCACCAGTATAGCAAATCGGCAGAGGCCGGTTCCGCTCCCGCCGCCCAGCAACGtgcaccagcccagctcctctcagcAGATCCAGCAGAGAATttctgtccctcccagccccacgtATCAACCCTCTGGCCCCCCCTTGTTCccaggaggagagggcaggCCAGAACTGCCTTTGACTGTGGCAATCAGACCTTTTCTCGCTGATAAAGGATCCAGACCTCAGTCTCCCAGAAAAGGGCCACAGACAGTGAACTCCAGTTCCATCTACTCAGTGTATCTTCAGCAAGCAACACCACCAAAGAATTACCAACAAGCTGTGTACAATACTTTAAATAAGTCGGTAAAAGCAG ttTATGGAAAGCCTGTATTACAGTCTGGTTCAACCTCTCCCTCACCCTTGCCATTCCTTCATGGCTCTTTGCCTGCCCAGTCTCCCTCACAGCCACCATCTCAGCCTCAGACTGAGGTCACTGAAAAAGATCAAGAGCTGGAAAATGCTCCACCAGCCAGTGAAAACAGCAATGTGGAAAATATTCCCCGTCCTCTCAGTCCTACAAAGCTCACCCCTATTGTGCACTCGCCCCTGCGGTATCAGAGCGACGCTGACCTGgaggctctgaggaggaaatTGGCCAATGCTCCGAGGCCATTAAAGAAGCGCAGCTCCATCACCGAGCCAGAGGGCCCGAGTGGACCAAATATACAGAAATTATTGTACCAGCGCTTTAATACCCTGGCTGGAGGGATAGAAAGTGCTCCTTTCTATCAGCCAAGCAATCCACAGGACTTCATAGGCAACTTAGCTGACGTTGATAATGGGAACGCCAGCACCAATGGCAATATTGAAGAACCAATCCCCGTGCAACCTACGGTTCCTGTCCCTGATGAACCACCCCCCTCGTCAGATGCCAATGACAATGAGTTACCTTCTCCTGCTACCGAGGAGTTGATAAGCACTGAAACCACAAATCAAACACCTGAGACAACTGaagacaacaacaacaaccttTCTATAGTTCCTTCTACTGAGCAGTCACCCAGTCCCACGCCAGAGGTCAGTTCTCCAGTAGAAGATGAAGCTCCTTTGCcacctgctcttcctcctccacttCCTCCA ACAAAACGTACCAACTTGAAGAAACCCAACTCAGAAAGAACAGGCCATGGTTTGAGAGTGAAGTTCAATCCCTTGGCTCTCCTCCTAGATGCTTCTTTGGAGGGTGAATTTGATCTGGTACAACGAATCATATATGAG GTTGATGATCCCAGTAAACCAAATGATGAGGGCATTACACCTTTGCATAATGCAGTGTGTGCTGGTCATCACCACATTGTGAAGTTCCTGCTCGATTTTGGTGTCAATGTAAATGCAGCGGACAGTGATGGCTG gACACCCTTGCATTGTGCAGCTTCTTGCAATAGTGTTCATCTCTGTAAACTACTGGTTGAATCTGGGGCAGCTATTTTTGCTTCAACTATAAGTGATATAGAAACTGCTGCAGACAAGTGTGAGGAGATGGAAGAAGGTTATATTCAGTGTTCCCAGTTTTTGTACG GAGTGCAGGAGAAGCTGGGAGTGATGAATAAAGGGGTGGTGTATGCTCTGTGGGATTATGAAGCCCAGAACAATGACGAGCTGTCATTCCACGAGGGCGATGCCATCACTATCCTGAGGCGCAAGGATGACAATGAAACGGAGTGGTGGTGGGCCCGCCTCAATGACAAGGAAGGCTATGTGCCCAAAAACCTCCTCGGG TTATATCCACGAATAAAACCTCGACAGCGAACCCTTGCTTGA